A section of the Streptomyces sp. NBC_01591 genome encodes:
- a CDS encoding ABC transporter ATP-binding protein, which produces MIRFEQVSVRYEGAERATLSGVDLTVPEGELVLLVGPSGVGKSTLLGAVSGLVPHFTGGTLSGRVTVDGRDTRTHKPRELADLVGTVGQDPLSHFVTDTVEDELAYGMESLGLAPDVMRRRVEETLDLLGLAGLRDRPIATLSGGQQQRVAIGSVLTPHPKVLVLDEPTSALDPAAAEEVLAVLQRLVHDLGTTVLMAEHRLERVVQYADQVVLLPSPGAAPVMGAPADVMAVSPVHPPVVALGRLAGWEPLPLSVRDARRRAAGLRERLASVRPPAPEPVAAPALSPLAPSPVRRGALARLLGRGAQAAPAAPEPVADATARVERLGVRRGRVEALRRVTLTVAPGETVALMGRNGAGKSTLLATLVGMVEPTTGTVLVGGRTPHRTQPREMVRRVGLVPQEPRDLLYADTVAAECAAADSDAGAAPGSCRALVSELLPGVPDDTHPRDLSEGQRLALALAVVLTARPPLLLLDEPTRGLDYAAKARLVGVLRGLAADGHAIVLATHDVELAAELAHRVVILADGETVADGETRQVVVSSPAFAPQTAKILAPQEWLTVSQVRAALGEPS; this is translated from the coding sequence GTGATCCGGTTCGAGCAGGTCTCGGTGCGGTACGAGGGGGCGGAGCGCGCCACCCTCTCCGGGGTCGATCTGACCGTCCCCGAGGGCGAGTTGGTGCTGCTCGTCGGTCCGTCCGGGGTCGGCAAGTCGACGCTGCTGGGTGCCGTTTCCGGTCTGGTGCCGCACTTCACCGGCGGCACGCTGAGCGGCCGGGTCACGGTCGACGGGCGCGACACCCGTACCCACAAACCGCGTGAACTCGCCGATCTGGTCGGCACGGTGGGCCAGGACCCGCTCTCCCACTTCGTCACCGACACGGTCGAGGACGAGCTGGCGTACGGCATGGAATCGCTGGGCCTGGCCCCCGACGTGATGCGGCGGCGGGTCGAGGAGACCCTGGACCTGCTGGGTCTCGCCGGGCTGCGCGACCGGCCGATCGCCACGCTCTCCGGCGGCCAGCAGCAGCGGGTCGCGATCGGTTCCGTCCTCACCCCGCACCCGAAGGTCCTGGTCCTGGACGAGCCGACGTCCGCGCTGGACCCGGCAGCGGCCGAGGAGGTCCTCGCCGTGCTGCAACGACTGGTGCACGACCTGGGTACGACGGTCCTGATGGCGGAGCACCGGCTGGAGCGGGTGGTGCAGTACGCGGACCAGGTCGTCCTGCTGCCGTCGCCGGGCGCCGCCCCGGTCATGGGCGCGCCGGCGGACGTCATGGCGGTCTCCCCGGTCCACCCGCCGGTTGTCGCGCTGGGCCGGCTCGCGGGGTGGGAGCCCCTGCCGCTCTCGGTCCGCGATGCCCGGCGCCGGGCGGCCGGCCTGCGCGAACGGCTCGCGTCGGTGCGGCCGCCCGCTCCGGAGCCGGTGGCCGCTCCCGCCCTGTCGCCCCTCGCCCCCTCCCCCGTACGGCGCGGCGCCCTGGCCCGGCTGCTGGGCCGCGGTGCGCAGGCCGCACCCGCCGCCCCGGAGCCCGTCGCCGACGCCACGGCCCGGGTCGAGCGGCTCGGTGTACGGCGCGGGCGCGTCGAGGCGCTGCGCCGGGTGACGCTCACCGTCGCCCCCGGCGAGACCGTCGCCCTGATGGGCCGCAACGGTGCGGGCAAGTCGACCCTGCTGGCCACACTCGTCGGGATGGTCGAACCCACCACCGGCACCGTCCTCGTCGGCGGCCGGACCCCGCACCGCACGCAGCCGCGCGAAATGGTGCGCCGGGTCGGGCTCGTACCGCAGGAACCACGCGATCTGCTGTACGCGGACACCGTCGCCGCCGAGTGCGCCGCGGCCGACAGCGACGCGGGCGCCGCCCCCGGCAGCTGCCGGGCCCTGGTCTCCGAGCTGCTGCCGGGCGTACCGGACGACACCCACCCCCGCGATCTCTCCGAGGGCCAGCGCCTCGCGCTCGCCCTGGCCGTCGTGCTCACCGCGCGGCCCCCGCTGCTGCTCCTGGACGAGCCGACCCGCGGCCTGGACTACGCGGCGAAGGCCCGGCTGGTCGGGGTGCTCCGGGGCCTCGCGGCCGACGGCCACGCGATCGTCCTGGCCACGCACGATGTGGAGCTCGCCGCCGAGCTGGCGCACCGGGTGGTGATCCTCGCCGACGGGGAGACCGTCGCGGACGGGGAGACCCGGCAGGTGGTGGTGTCGTCACCGGCGTTCGCCCCGCAGACCGCGAAGATCCTCGCCCCGCAGGAATGGCTGACCGTGTCACAGGTGCGCGCCGCGCTGGGAGAGCCGTCGTGA
- a CDS encoding ECF transporter S component, which translates to MADRVTGARRAGRAVVSGRRARPVRLGPRAIAALVLVSAIGVGSFGWPLLADPGAGLAHSQDAPWLFAALLPLLVGVVVAMIADSGLDAKAVAMLGVLAAVGAALRPLGAGTAGLEPMFFLMVLSGRVLGPGFGFVLGSVTMFASALLTGGVGPWMPFQMLSMGWFAMGAGLLPGPDRLRGRAELLMLSAYGFVASFAYGTVMNLYGWTMVPPAGSGVSFHAGDPLADNLVRFLAYCAATSLGWDLGRAVLTAVLTLAVGGALLKALRRATRRANFEAQVTFDVPRE; encoded by the coding sequence ATGGCTGACCGTGTCACAGGTGCGCGCCGCGCTGGGAGAGCCGTCGTGAGCGGGCGCCGGGCGCGGCCGGTACGGCTCGGGCCGCGCGCGATCGCCGCGCTCGTCCTCGTCAGCGCGATCGGGGTGGGCTCGTTCGGCTGGCCGCTGCTGGCCGACCCCGGCGCCGGGCTGGCGCACTCCCAGGACGCGCCGTGGCTGTTCGCCGCGCTGCTGCCGCTGCTGGTCGGGGTGGTCGTCGCGATGATCGCGGACTCCGGTCTCGACGCGAAGGCGGTGGCGATGCTGGGGGTGCTGGCCGCGGTCGGCGCGGCGCTGCGCCCGCTGGGGGCGGGCACGGCGGGGCTGGAGCCGATGTTCTTCCTGATGGTGCTGAGCGGCCGGGTGCTCGGGCCCGGCTTCGGCTTCGTGCTCGGCTCGGTGACCATGTTCGCGTCCGCGCTGCTCACCGGCGGGGTGGGGCCGTGGATGCCGTTCCAGATGCTGTCGATGGGCTGGTTCGCGATGGGCGCGGGCCTGCTGCCGGGCCCGGACCGGCTGCGCGGGCGGGCCGAGCTGCTGATGCTGTCGGCGTACGGGTTCGTGGCGTCGTTCGCGTACGGCACGGTGATGAACCTGTACGGCTGGACAATGGTGCCCCCGGCCGGCTCGGGGGTCTCGTTCCACGCGGGCGATCCGCTGGCCGACAATCTGGTCCGCTTCCTCGCGTACTGCGCGGCCACCTCGCTCGGTTGGGACCTGGGCCGGGCGGTGCTCACCGCGGTACTCACCCTGGCCGTCGGCGGGGCGCTGCTGAAGGCGCTGCGCCGGGCCACCCGCCGCGCCAACTTCGAGGCCCAGGTCACATTTGACGTCCCCCGCGAGTGA